A window from Halomicrobium urmianum encodes these proteins:
- a CDS encoding FAD synthase: MVTDRVVAQGTFDILHPGHLHYLREAAAMGERLHVIVARSENVTHKPKPIVSDEQRREMIAALDPVDEARLGHPEDIFVPIEEIEPDVIALGYDQHHDADGIRAALADRGIDCEVRTASPREEHEDELLSTARIIEKVLRERGD; encoded by the coding sequence ATGGTGACCGACCGCGTCGTCGCCCAGGGCACCTTCGACATCCTGCACCCGGGCCACCTCCACTACCTCCGAGAGGCCGCGGCGATGGGCGAGCGCCTCCACGTCATCGTCGCCCGGAGCGAGAACGTCACGCACAAGCCGAAACCCATCGTCTCGGACGAGCAGCGCCGGGAGATGATTGCGGCGTTAGACCCCGTCGACGAGGCCAGACTGGGCCACCCCGAGGACATCTTCGTCCCCATCGAGGAGATCGAACCCGACGTGATCGCGCTGGGGTACGACCAGCACCACGACGCCGACGGGATCCGGGCGGCGCTGGCCGACCGCGGCATCGACTGCGAGGTCAGGACCGCGTCGCCGCGGGAGGAGCACGAGGACGAGCTCCTCTCGACGGCCCGGATCATCGAGAAAGTGCTGCGCGAGCGCGGCGACTGA